The nucleotide sequence GTTCGGCGCGGGGCTGATCAAGCTGCGCGGTGACGCCTGCTGGCGGAAGCTGACATGTCTGGACTACCACCACGAGACGCAGCCGATGCCCGGTCCGCTGAGCTGGTTCTTCCACCATCTGCCGAGGCCCCTGCACCGGGTGGAGGTGGCCGCCAACCACGTCACCCAACTCGTCGTCCCCGTGCTGCTGTTCACTCCGCAGCCGATCGCGTCGGCGGCCGCCGCGCTGATGATCGTGACCCAGCTCTGGCTGGTGCTGTCCGGGAACTTCTCCTGGCTGAACTGGATCACCATCGTGCTCGCCCTGTCCGCGCTGCGGCTGCCCGCCGATCCGCCCGCCGTGCCCGCCGCACCGCTCTGGTACGAGGTGCTGGTGCTCGCGGTCGGCGTGGTCCTGCTGGCCCTCAGTTCCCGCCCGGTCATGAACATGGTCTCCCGGCGCCAGGTGATGAACCGCTCCTTCGACCCGCTGCGCCTGGTGAACACCTACGGCGCGTTCGGCAGCGTCAGCCGGGTCCGCTACGAGGTGGTGATCGAGGGCACCCACGACGAACGCCCGCGCGAGGACGGCGACTGGCGGGAGTACGAGTTCCACGGCAAGCCGGGCGACCCCCGCCGCTGGCCGCGCCAGTTCGCGCCGTACCACCTGCGCCTGGACTGGCTGATGTGGTTCGCCGCGCTCTCCCCCGCGTACGCCGGGGACTGGTTCGGCAAGCTGGTGGAACGACTGCTGGAGGACGACCGCGACACCCTGCGCCTGCTGCGCCGCTCCCCCTTCCCGCCCGGCGCCCCGCCCCGCTACGTCCGCGCCCGCCTCTTCCGCTACCGCTTCACCACCTGGCGCGAGCTGCGCGAGACGGGCGCCTGCTGGGAGCGGACCTACGTACGCGACTTCCTGCGCCCCACCCGGCTCGGCACCACCCGGTGATCCGCGTCGGCACCCCCCTCTCGACGTGGAGCGCGTGAGCGGGCACAGTGCTGCCGTGCGCGCCGGTCCGCGCGCCGGGAGTCGACGAGGAGTGCACGTGAGTAGCTGGGCCGGCCGTACGGCCGCCGACATCGCCGCCGCCGTCCGCGAGAAGCGGGTCACTCCTCGTGGGGTGGTGGCGGAGCATCTCGCGCGGATCGCTGAACTGGACGGACGGGTCGGCGCGTTCCGCACCGTGCGCGCGGAGGCGGCCCTGGCGGAGGCGGACGAGGTCGGCGCCCGCCCGGATCTGGCCGGACTCCCGCTGGCCGGTGTGCCGGTGGCGGTGAAGGACAACCTCGGCGTGCGCGGCGAGTCCACCCGCAACGGCTCGGCCGCCACACCGGACACCCCCGCCGCCGACGACCATGTGACCGTGGCCCGGCTGCGCGCGGCGGGCGCGGTGGTGGTGGGTCTGACGAACGTGCCCGAGCTGTGCGTGTTCGGCACCACCGAGGGCGTGTACGGCACGGCCCGCAGCCCCTGGGACCTGACCCGCACGGCCGGCGGCTCGTCCGGGGGCAGCGCGGCGGCGGTCGCGGCGGGTCTGGTGCCGCTGGCGCTCGGCAACGACGGCATGGGCTCGCTGCGCATCCCGGCGGCGGCCTGCGGTCTGGTGACGCTGAAGCCGGGTCACGGCGTGGTCCCGGCGGGCATCGGCCACGGCGACTGGTTCGGCATGTCGGAGAACGGCCCGCTGGCGACCACGGTCGAGGATCTGCGGCTGATGCTCGGGGTCCTGGCCGAGACCGCGTTCCCGGCACCGGAGGAGCGGGCGCCGAAGCGGATCGCGGCTGCGGTGCGCAGCCCGCTGGCCGGAGTGGGCGTGAGCGAGCCGTTCCGCTCCGCGGTCCGGGAGGCGGCGGGCCTGCTGAACGGCGCCGGGCACACGGTACGGCGGGCCGAGCCGCCCTACCCGCTCGACCTGGGCCTGACCGCGCTGCGGCACTGGACGGCCGGTACGGCGGTGGACTCGGCCGAGCTCGACCCGGCCCGGCTCGCCCGGCGCACCCGCACGCACGCGGCCGTCGGCCGGCGCTTCGTCCGCTCGGTGCGGACCGGCGAGACCCGCGACCGGCTGCGCGCCCGCCTGTTGCCGTTCTTCACCGAGTACGACGTGCTGCTCACCCCGGCGCTGGCCCGCCGCTCCCCCGCCGCCGCGCCCTGGCACGAGCGGAGCTGGCTCGCCAACGTGGCGGTCAACACGGCGAGTTCACCCTTCACCCCGGTGTGGAACCTGACCGGCTGGCCCGCGATGTCGGTGCCCTTCGGGGCGCTGCCGAGCGGCGCTCCGGCGGCGGTGCAGTTGGTGGGCCGTCCCGGCACGGAGGCGGAACTGCTGTCCGTCGCGGAGGACTTGGAGCGGCTGCGTCCCTGGACGCGTACGGCGCCGCTGGCCTAGAGCACCTTGCGCACGGCCTAGAGAACCTTGCGCACGGCCTAGAGCACCTTGTGCATGATGTGCAGCCCGACCCTGCCGTCGCGGGGGTGGTCGAAGGCGTCCGGGACGGTGCCCAGGATGCTGAAGCCCAGGGAGGTCCAGAGGCGGACGGCGGGGTTGGTCTCGACGACGGCGTTGAAGACCATCGCGCTGAAGCCCTGGGCCTTCGCCTCGGCGAGGACGTGTTCGGCCAGTGCCCGGCCGACGCCACGCCCGGCCTGGTCGGGGTCGACCATGAAGCCGGCGTTGGCCACGTGCGCGGCGGGTCCGCCGTAGTTCGGGGTGAGGTAGGCCGAGCCGAGCAGGGCGCCGTCGGCGTCCTCGGCCACGTACACCCGTCCGGGTGACTTCATCCAGAGGGCGCGGGCGGCTTCCTCGGGGGTGCCGGGGTCCCAGGAGTAGGTGTCACCGGCGGAGACGATGCGGTGCCAGACGGGCCAGATGCGGGGCCAGTCCCCGGCCTCGGCTTCTCTGATCAGCATGGGCGTGAGTCTGTCACGCCCATGCGCCCGACGTCGCTGGGGCGGAAGGGGGTCAGTCCACGCTGGGCAGGATGTGGGGCTCCGCGAGGTCTTCCTCGTAGCCCGCCAGGCGGATCGGGGCGGAGCGAGCCCACACGTCCAGGCTGCCGAGTTCTCCGGGCCTGCGGCGGGAACGCTCCGTGCGTTCGTCGGGGCCCTGTTCGCCGTTCGTCTTCTCCGGTTTCACCGCGCACTCCTTATGTGTCGGATCACCCTCGGGGGCGTCCCGGACCTTCAGATTAACCAAATGAGCGGACCCGCGCTCGATAGGGAATGCAAACAAGACGTAACTTCCGCACACCCGTCGCCCCCTCAATCCCCCTCAATATGGGGCTCTTTACCGCGAAGCGCATCCGCTGCGGGGGCCGTCGATTCACCCACTCGGCCCAGTCCTGCGTCTGCCCGGCCGACGCCCCGTCATACGACGGCGCGGCACCGGACCGAGGGTCCGATGCCGCGCCGTCAGGTGGGAGAGGCGGGAGAGGTCACCACTTGCCGGGCGCGTAGTCCTTCATGAAGACGCCGTACAGGTCCTCGCCCTGCTCGCCGCGCACGATCGGGTCGTACACGCGGGCAGCGCCGTCGACCAGGTCCAGCGGGGCGTGGAAACCGGCCTCGGCCAGGCGCAGTTTGTCGTAGTGCGGGCGCTCGTCGGTGATCCAGCCGGTGTCGACCGAGGTCATGAGGATGCGGTCGGTGTCGAACATCTCCTGGCCGCTGGTCCGGGTCACCATGTTCATCGCGGCCTTGGCCGCGTTGGTGTTGGGGTGGCCGGCGCCCTTGTAACCGCGGGCGAAGACGCCCTCCATCGCCGAGACGTTCACGACGTACGCGCGCCCGTTGGCCGCCTGCTTCGCGGCGGCCGCCATGGCCGGGCGGAGCTTGCTGATCAGGATGAACGGCGCGGTGTAGTTGCAGAGCTGGGTCTCCAGCAGTTCCACGGGGGAGATCTGCTCGATGGACTGCACCCAGGTGTTGGTGTCGACGACGTCGGGCAGCAGGCCGCCCGCGTCGATGGCGGTGCCGTCGAGGTGCCGGGCGACGCTGGCGTTGCCCGCGACCAGGGCCAGGTCGGCGACCTTCTGGGCCTCCAGGCCGCTGGTGCCGACGGGCAGCGCGGCCAGACCGTCGACCGCGCCGGAGTTGAAGGCGCCGATGACGTGGTGGGCGGGGAGCTCACCGGCGGGCAGCGGGGCGCTCTCGCCGTCGACCAGGGCCGCGTAGGCGGAGGGCAGCCGGCGCACGGTCTGCGTCGCGTTGTTGATCAGGATGTCCAGCGGTCCCGCCTCGGCGACCTGGTCCGCGAGGGCGACCGCCTGGGCCGGGTCGCGCAGGTCGATGCCGACGACCTCCAGGCGGTGCATCCACTCCGCCGAGTCCTCCATCGCCTTGAAGCGGCGGATGGCGTCCTTGGGGAACCGGGTGGTGATCGTGGTGTGGGCGCCGTCGCGCAGCAGCATCAGCGCGATGTACATGCCGATCTTGGCCCGGCCGCCGGTGAGCAGGGCACGCTTGCCGGTGAGGTCGGCGCGGGCCTCGCGGCGGGTGCGGTTCTCGGTGGCGCAGCCCTGGCAGAGCTGGTGGTAGAAGTAGTCGACCTCGGTGTACCGCTGCTTGCAGATGTAGCAGGAGCGGGGGCGCTGGAGTATGCCCGCGATCCGGCCGGCCTCGATCTTGGACGTGGGCAGGATGCCCTCGGTCTCGTCGTCGATGCGCTCGGCGGAGCCGGTGGCGGTGGCCTCGGTGACGTTACGGTCGTGCGCGGTCTTGGCGGCCCGGCGCTCCTGGCGGCGGCGCTGCTTGACCGTGCGGTAGATGTGCGAGGTGGCACGGCGGACCTGGATGGCGTCGGGGTGGTCGACGTCGATCCGGTCGAGCTCCTCCAGCACGCTCAGGCAGACGGCCAGGCGCTCCGGGTCGATCCCCGGCCCGTACACGACCTCGTCCACGGCCGTCGCGTCCGCGGACACCGCGTCCGTGGACGCCGAGCCGCCTTCTGTCACCGTCATCGCGCTGCCGCTTCCCTGATCACCCGCGCGGGGGCATGGGCGCGCCCGCTGTCGAACGGGGAATTTTACGGAGCGCCGGGCCCCTGGACCAAACCCGCACCGGTGGCGGGCGACCCGGGGGCCGGGAACGGCCAAGGTCAGACCTCGCAGGCTGTGAGCAGCATCTCCATCTCGTCGGTGAGCGCGCGGGCCAGCACGTCGAGGTCGGGCACCGCGCGGGCGTCCGCGACGAGCCCGTAGTGGACGCGCCCCCGGTAGGTGGAGACGGCCACGGCCAGGGACTGGCCGGGGGCGAGCGGGGCGAGCGGGAAGACCTCGGCCAGCTCGTGGCCGCCGAGCTTCAGGCCGATGCCGGGCAGCGGGACGCTGGTGACGAGGATGTCGAACCAGAGCCGGGCCGCCTGCCCGACCAGCGGTCCGCCGAGCCGGTGCCCGAGCGCGGGGACGTGGTCGGCGAGCAGGGCGACGGCGCCCGCGCCCCGGTCGGCGCCCGCGTCCTTGTTGCGGAGCATCGCGGCGCGCACCGTCTCCAGCCGGGCCAGCGGGTCGGGGTCGGCGACCGGGAGCCGCATCAGGTACCCGGAGAGCCGGTTGCCCTGCGGCTGGGCGGTGCGCGGGCGGCGCCGGGACACCGGGATGAGGGCGCGCGGGGCGACACCCTCGCTGCCGTCCCCGCGCTCCTCCAGCCAGCGGCGCAGGGCACCGGCGACCACGGCGATCAGTACGTCGTTCACCGTGCCCCCGGCGCTCTTGCGGACCCGGTGCACGTCGTCGATGTCGAGCACGGCCCCGGCGGTGCGACGGGTGCCGCTGGGCGCGGAGGCCAGCGCCGGGGCGGGGCGCATGCCGAGGGTGGAGCGGGCCAGCGAGGCGCCGATGTCCAGGGCCCGGCCCATGTCGGAGACGGCACCCCTGACCAGGTCGGGGACGCGTCCGGGCAGCGTGCGCACCTCGGAGAGCAGGCCGGGCCGCTGCTCGGCGGGGCGCGGGCCGCGTTCGGGCAGGTCGACGGGGTCGAGCAGGGAGGCGGCCAGCTTCAGGGCGCGCAGGCCGTCGGCGAGGGCGTGGTGGAACTTGAACAGCACGGCGAAGGACACCCCGTCCGCGCCGGGCAGCACATGCGCCTCCCACGGCGGCCGTCCGCGCCTGAGGGGGCGCTGCATGAGCCGTCCCGCCATGCCCTGGAAGTCGTCGGTCGGGGCGTGCAGCCGCACGTGGTCCAGCGGGTCGAAGTCCGGTACGGGCTCGCGGGTGGCGCCGCCGAAGGCGAGGGGCTGCCAGACGTCGCGGATGCGCATGCGCAGGCCGGGGACGGCGGCGGCGCGGGAGGCCAGCAGATCGGCGGCGTGCGCGCCGGCGGCGGGCGACCGCGTGGCGAAGACGCCGAGCGCGCCGAGGTGCATGGGATACCGGGCGGACTCCATGTTCCAGAAGGCGAGGTCGAGAGGGGCGAGCAGATCGGAAGTCAAGGCGTGCCTCGCGTCGTCGACGGGTGGGTCTGCTGTCTGTCCCCGAGTCAATCCCCGAATCCTGATTACGGTCAAGTGTGATCAGGTTACGCTCAGTTAACAGCAGATAAAGTCCCGCCCTCCGAGAAGGGCGGGACTCGGCAGACCCGGAGGTCACTTCAGTGCGGGGGGTGCCGCGTCGGGTGCCGTGCCCCACCCGGACGGGCGCGGGCCGACCGTGAACGCGAGCGTCCGCAGCGAGCGCAGCGCGCGGGTCGTCAGGTACGTGCGCTCGTGCGCTCTGCGGTCGGTGCGGACGGTCTGGATGTAGCGGTCGGCGGCCGAGGTGCCGGGTGCGGTGACGGTGAGGGCGCCGGTGGGCCAGTAGCGGCGGTCCAGGGTGAGGTCGACGCGGTCGAAGACGGGGGTGGACAGGCCCCAGGTGTCGTGGCCGGGCTGGACCGGGAAGACGCCGATGGAGGTCAGCACGTTCCAGGCGGACATGGTGCCGAGGTCGTCGTTGCCGGTCATGCCGGTCGGGGTGTCGGTGAACAGGGTCAGCGCGGCGTGCACCACGTCGGTGGTCTTCCAGGGCTGGCCGGTGGACAGGTAGGTGTAGGGGGCGATCAGGTCGGGTTCGTTCTGCGGGTTGTACTTGTCGGCGTTGTAGTAGTCGTACGGGTCGCCGTGCACCCACACCTGGCGGGCGGTCAGTTCGGGGTCGGCGAGCAGCCTGTCGTAGGCGAAGAAGGTGTCCAGGCGCCGTTCGGCCGCGGCCTTGCCGCCGATCAGGCCGATCATGCCGGGCAGGTCCTGGGGCACCAGCCACTGGTACTGCCAGGCGGTGCCCTCGTGGAAGCCGGTGCCCCGGGCGGGGTCGGCGGAGCCGGTGAAGGCGCCGGAGGCGTCGCGCGCGCGGAAGAAGCCGGTGGCGGGGTCGAAGAGGTTGCGGTAGTTCCGGGACCGGGCGGCGAAGCGGGCGGCGTCGCCGTGGTGGCCGAGGGCGCGGGCCATCTGGGCGAGCATGGCGTCGGAGAGGGCGTACTCCAGGGTGGCGGAGGCGCCGAAGTGGTAGTCGGAGTCACCGACCTTGGCGTAGGGACGGCCCTTGATGTAGGGCGCGAAACCGTGCGCCAGGTACTCGGCGTTGGCCTCGCGGCCGACCCCCGGGAAGGCGGTGGGCGGCACGCCGTCGGCGTTCTTCCTGAGTGCCTCGTAGGCCCGGTCCTCGAAGCCCTTCAGCAGGCCGAGATGGAAGGCGGTGGTGAGGAAGGGGGTCACCGGGTCGCCGGTCATGATGTTGGTCTCGACCGCGCCGTACCCCCACTTGGGCAGCCAGCCGCCGTCCTCGTCGATCCGCACCACGGAGCGCGCCATGTCACGGGCCTCGCGCGGGGCGAGCAGGCCCAGGAGCTGCGCCTGGGTGCGGTAGGTGTCCCACAGGGACCAGTTCTGGTAGTAGGTGAAGCCCCGTGCGCGGTGCGGCCTCTGGTCCCAGCCGAGATAGCGGCCGTCGGCGTCGCTGCCGATGTTGGGCGCGAGGAACGAGCGGTAGAGCGAGGAGTAGAAGGTGCGGCGCAGCGCCGGGTCGCCGCCGCGCACCCGGACGGTCGCCAGCCTGCGTTCCCACGCCTCGCGGGCCCGCCGTCGCACGGTGTCGAAGGACGGGCCGCCCTCGGCGCGCAGGTTGGCGGCGGCGCCGCGCGCGTCGACGTAGGACAGGGCGGTGGTCGCCTCGACGGTGCGGTCCTCGGTGGTGTCGAAGCGGACGTACGCCCCGCCCGTCCCGCTCCGCGCCCCGGCCGTGACCGCGCCGGCGTCCCAGGCGCCGAACGCGGTGAAGGGCCTGTCGAACCGGGTGACGGTGTAGACGGTGTACGGGCCGGTGTCCCGGCAGAAGCCGTGGCCGGAGATCTTCGTGCGTACGGTGCGGTCGTCGAGGATCTCCACCTCGGCGCCGCCCGGCTTGTGCAGCGACTGGGCGGCGTTGAGCAGGACGTTGGCCTGCTTCGTGGCCGGGAAGGTGTAGCGCTGGACGCCGGTGCGGGCGGTGGCGGTGAGTTCGGCGCGGATGCCGGTGCCGAGGCCGACGCGGTAGTAGCCGGGGCTCGCCTCCTCGTCGTCGTGGGAGAAGGCGGCGGCGTAGCGGGCGTTGTCGGTGGCGGTGACCTCGCCGGTGGTGGGCAGCACGGGCAGGTCGCCGCCGATGCGGCAGCCGACGCCGGAGACATGGAGCAGGGAGAAGCCGCGGATGTGGTCGTGGGTGTGGTCGTAGCCCGTTCTGTGCCCGGTGTCCGGGGAGAGCTGCACCATGCCGAACGGCACGGCCGCGCCGGGGAAGGTGTTGCCCTCGTTCTGGGTCCCGATGAACGGGTTGACCAGATCGGTGAGGTGGCCGTCGGACGGTTCGGCCGCGCGGGCGGGGGTGGCGGCCAGCGCTGACGCTGCCATCACCCCGGCCAGGCACAGCCGGGTGCGCCGGGTCCCTCTCATGTCGGATGACCTCCGCTGGTTCGACGTCGTTGCCAGCATCGTGCGGGGCGGACGGCGTGAACCGGGACATCCGGGACGGTTCGAGGGCGGCGCGTCGCGGGCTCGGGTGTGCCTGGCGGCGGGTCAGGTGACGAGCTGGCCCTTGCCCAGGGCGATCACCCCGCCCTGGGAGACGGTGTACAGCTCGGCGTCGCGGTCGGGGTTGACGCCGATGGTCGCGCCGGGCGGCACCTCCACGTTCTTGTCCAGCACGGCGCCCCGCACCACCGCGCCCCGGCCGACGCGCACGTTGTCGTGCAGCACCGAGCCCTGGACGACCGCGCCGGGGTCGACCCGTACACCGGGCGAGAGCACCGAGCGGCTGACCTGGCCGCGGATCAGGCAGCCGGCGCTGATGATGGACTCGCTGGCGATGCCGCCCGCGCTGAACCGGGCCGGGGAGAGCTGGCCCGAGTGCGTGTAGATGGGCCACTGCCGGTTGTACAGGTTGAAGGCGGGGCGCTCGGCTATCAGGTCCATGTGGGACTCGTAGTAGGCGTCGAGCGTGCCCACGTCCCGCCAGTAGCCCTGGTCGCGGGTGGTCTCGCCGGGGACGTGGTTGTCCTGGAAGTCGTAGAGCTGGGCCTCGCCGCGGCCGGTGAGCTGGGGCAGGATCGAGCCGCCCATGTCGTGCGCGGACTGCTCGTCCTCGGCGTCCCGCTGGAGGGCCTCGATGAGGACCTTGGTGGTGAAGACGTAGTTGCCCATGGAGGCGAAGACGCTGGCCGGGTCGTCGGGCAGGCCGGGCGGGTCGGTGGGCTTCTCCAGGAAGCGCTGGACCGTGCGGCCGTCCGAGCCCGGTGTGATCACACCGAACGACGAGGACTCCGAGCGCGGCACCCGGATACCGGCGACGGTGACGCCCGCGCCGCCCTCGATGTGCTGGTGGAGCATCTGGCGGGGGTCCATGCGGTAGACGTGGTCGGCGCCGAACACCGCCACGTACTCGGGCTGTTCGTCGTGGACCAGGTTCAGCGACTGGAGGATGGCGTCGGCGCTGCCGAGGTACCAGCGCGGGCCGAGGCGCTGCTGGGCGGGGACAGGGGTGACGTAGTTGCCGAGCAGGCTGGACATCCGCCAGGTGGTGGTGACGTGCCGGTCCAGCGAGTGCGACTTGTACTGGGTGAGCACGCAGATGCGCAGCACGTCGGCGTTGACCAGGTTGGACAGGACGAAGTCGACCAGCCGGTAGGTGCCGCCGAAGGTGACCGCGGGTTTGGCCCGGTCCGTGGTGAGCGGCATCAGCCGCTTGCCCTCACCGCCGGCCAGCACGATCCCGAGAACCGAAGGACCTCCTCGGCGCATGGCGCCTCCCCTCCCCTTGGTTGAACCCACTGATGCCCTGGCAGGGGGCGGACTAAGCCTGCTTGCGGATCTCCTCGTACAGTCCCGCCGTGCGCCGGGCCACCGCGTCCCAGCCGAACTCCCCCACCGCGCGGGCCCGTCCGGCCTCGCCCATCCGCCGGGCGGCCACCGGATCGGCGAGCACGGTGTCCAGGGCGCGGGCGAGGTTCCCCTCGAAGCCGTCACCCGGGTCCACGAGCAGTCCGGTGCGGCCGTCGTCGACGACCTCCGGGATGCCGCCGACGCGGGAGGCGACGACCGGGGTGCCGCAGGCCATGGCCTCGAGGTTGACGATGCCGAGCGGCTCGTAGACGGAGGGGCAGACGAACACAGCGGCGTGGGTGAGGAGTTGGACCACCTCGGCACGCGGCAGCATCTGCGGGATCCAGAACACGCCCGCCCGCACCGCGCGGAGCTCCTGGAAGCGGTCCCGGAACTCCCGGTCGATCTCCGGGGTGTCGGGGGCGCCCGCGCACAGGACCACCTGGGTGTCCGGGTCGATCTCCCGCACCGCACGCAGCAGTTGGGGTACGCCCTTCTGTCGGGTGATCCGCCCGACGAACAGCACGTACGGCCGCTCCGGGTCGATGCCGTGCCTGCGCAGGGCGTCGGTTCCGCGGTCCGGGCGGTACAGGC is from Streptomyces seoulensis and encodes:
- a CDS encoding lipase maturation factor family protein — protein: MEWFTAPDYWLSRLVLQRGLAALYLVAFLAAARQFRPLLGERGMLPVPRYTARVGFKESPSLFHAYYSDPFFAGCAWAGCAVSAALLAGADSLLPLWAGILLWLVPWALYLSIVNVGQTWYAFGWETLLLETGFLAAFLGNDEVAPPVVVLFLLRWVLFRVEFGAGLIKLRGDACWRKLTCLDYHHETQPMPGPLSWFFHHLPRPLHRVEVAANHVTQLVVPVLLFTPQPIASAAAALMIVTQLWLVLSGNFSWLNWITIVLALSALRLPADPPAVPAAPLWYEVLVLAVGVVLLALSSRPVMNMVSRRQVMNRSFDPLRLVNTYGAFGSVSRVRYEVVIEGTHDERPREDGDWREYEFHGKPGDPRRWPRQFAPYHLRLDWLMWFAALSPAYAGDWFGKLVERLLEDDRDTLRLLRRSPFPPGAPPRYVRARLFRYRFTTWRELRETGACWERTYVRDFLRPTRLGTTR
- a CDS encoding amidase, with product MSSWAGRTAADIAAAVREKRVTPRGVVAEHLARIAELDGRVGAFRTVRAEAALAEADEVGARPDLAGLPLAGVPVAVKDNLGVRGESTRNGSAATPDTPAADDHVTVARLRAAGAVVVGLTNVPELCVFGTTEGVYGTARSPWDLTRTAGGSSGGSAAAVAAGLVPLALGNDGMGSLRIPAAACGLVTLKPGHGVVPAGIGHGDWFGMSENGPLATTVEDLRLMLGVLAETAFPAPEERAPKRIAAAVRSPLAGVGVSEPFRSAVREAAGLLNGAGHTVRRAEPPYPLDLGLTALRHWTAGTAVDSAELDPARLARRTRTHAAVGRRFVRSVRTGETRDRLRARLLPFFTEYDVLLTPALARRSPAAAPWHERSWLANVAVNTASSPFTPVWNLTGWPAMSVPFGALPSGAPAAVQLVGRPGTEAELLSVAEDLERLRPWTRTAPLA
- a CDS encoding GNAT family N-acetyltransferase — its product is MLIREAEAGDWPRIWPVWHRIVSAGDTYSWDPGTPEEAARALWMKSPGRVYVAEDADGALLGSAYLTPNYGGPAAHVANAGFMVDPDQAGRGVGRALAEHVLAEAKAQGFSAMVFNAVVETNPAVRLWTSLGFSILGTVPDAFDHPRDGRVGLHIMHKVL
- a CDS encoding SDR family NAD(P)-dependent oxidoreductase, with product MTVTEGGSASTDAVSADATAVDEVVYGPGIDPERLAVCLSVLEELDRIDVDHPDAIQVRRATSHIYRTVKQRRRQERRAAKTAHDRNVTEATATGSAERIDDETEGILPTSKIEAGRIAGILQRPRSCYICKQRYTEVDYFYHQLCQGCATENRTRREARADLTGKRALLTGGRAKIGMYIALMLLRDGAHTTITTRFPKDAIRRFKAMEDSAEWMHRLEVVGIDLRDPAQAVALADQVAEAGPLDILINNATQTVRRLPSAYAALVDGESAPLPAGELPAHHVIGAFNSGAVDGLAALPVGTSGLEAQKVADLALVAGNASVARHLDGTAIDAGGLLPDVVDTNTWVQSIEQISPVELLETQLCNYTAPFILISKLRPAMAAAAKQAANGRAYVVNVSAMEGVFARGYKGAGHPNTNAAKAAMNMVTRTSGQEMFDTDRILMTSVDTGWITDERPHYDKLRLAEAGFHAPLDLVDGAARVYDPIVRGEQGEDLYGVFMKDYAPGKW
- a CDS encoding wax ester/triacylglycerol synthase family O-acyltransferase; the protein is MTSDLLAPLDLAFWNMESARYPMHLGALGVFATRSPAAGAHAADLLASRAAAVPGLRMRIRDVWQPLAFGGATREPVPDFDPLDHVRLHAPTDDFQGMAGRLMQRPLRRGRPPWEAHVLPGADGVSFAVLFKFHHALADGLRALKLAASLLDPVDLPERGPRPAEQRPGLLSEVRTLPGRVPDLVRGAVSDMGRALDIGASLARSTLGMRPAPALASAPSGTRRTAGAVLDIDDVHRVRKSAGGTVNDVLIAVVAGALRRWLEERGDGSEGVAPRALIPVSRRRPRTAQPQGNRLSGYLMRLPVADPDPLARLETVRAAMLRNKDAGADRGAGAVALLADHVPALGHRLGGPLVGQAARLWFDILVTSVPLPGIGLKLGGHELAEVFPLAPLAPGQSLAVAVSTYRGRVHYGLVADARAVPDLDVLARALTDEMEMLLTACEV
- a CDS encoding GH92 family glycosyl hydrolase codes for the protein MRGTRRTRLCLAGVMAASALAATPARAAEPSDGHLTDLVNPFIGTQNEGNTFPGAAVPFGMVQLSPDTGHRTGYDHTHDHIRGFSLLHVSGVGCRIGGDLPVLPTTGEVTATDNARYAAAFSHDDEEASPGYYRVGLGTGIRAELTATARTGVQRYTFPATKQANVLLNAAQSLHKPGGAEVEILDDRTVRTKISGHGFCRDTGPYTVYTVTRFDRPFTAFGAWDAGAVTAGARSGTGGAYVRFDTTEDRTVEATTALSYVDARGAAANLRAEGGPSFDTVRRRAREAWERRLATVRVRGGDPALRRTFYSSLYRSFLAPNIGSDADGRYLGWDQRPHRARGFTYYQNWSLWDTYRTQAQLLGLLAPREARDMARSVVRIDEDGGWLPKWGYGAVETNIMTGDPVTPFLTTAFHLGLLKGFEDRAYEALRKNADGVPPTAFPGVGREANAEYLAHGFAPYIKGRPYAKVGDSDYHFGASATLEYALSDAMLAQMARALGHHGDAARFAARSRNYRNLFDPATGFFRARDASGAFTGSADPARGTGFHEGTAWQYQWLVPQDLPGMIGLIGGKAAAERRLDTFFAYDRLLADPELTARQVWVHGDPYDYYNADKYNPQNEPDLIAPYTYLSTGQPWKTTDVVHAALTLFTDTPTGMTGNDDLGTMSAWNVLTSIGVFPVQPGHDTWGLSTPVFDRVDLTLDRRYWPTGALTVTAPGTSAADRYIQTVRTDRRAHERTYLTTRALRSLRTLAFTVGPRPSGWGTAPDAAPPALK
- the glgC gene encoding glucose-1-phosphate adenylyltransferase, producing MRRGGPSVLGIVLAGGEGKRLMPLTTDRAKPAVTFGGTYRLVDFVLSNLVNADVLRICVLTQYKSHSLDRHVTTTWRMSSLLGNYVTPVPAQQRLGPRWYLGSADAILQSLNLVHDEQPEYVAVFGADHVYRMDPRQMLHQHIEGGAGVTVAGIRVPRSESSSFGVITPGSDGRTVQRFLEKPTDPPGLPDDPASVFASMGNYVFTTKVLIEALQRDAEDEQSAHDMGGSILPQLTGRGEAQLYDFQDNHVPGETTRDQGYWRDVGTLDAYYESHMDLIAERPAFNLYNRQWPIYTHSGQLSPARFSAGGIASESIISAGCLIRGQVSRSVLSPGVRVDPGAVVQGSVLHDNVRVGRGAVVRGAVLDKNVEVPPGATIGVNPDRDAELYTVSQGGVIALGKGQLVT
- the glgA gene encoding glycogen synthase; the protein is MRVGLLTREYPPDVYGGAGVHVEFLARELAELVDLEVHCWGEGRGVGVLRHRPWPVLDGSNDALRTFSVDLSMAAALQGSDLVHSHTWYAGLAGHLAKLLYGIPHVTTAHSLEPLRPWKAEQLGGGYALSSWAERTAIESADAVIAVSGAMRDDILACYPALDPDRVHVVHNGIDTRLYRPDRGTDALRRHGIDPERPYVLFVGRITRQKGVPQLLRAVREIDPDTQVVLCAGAPDTPEIDREFRDRFQELRAVRAGVFWIPQMLPRAEVVQLLTHAAVFVCPSVYEPLGIVNLEAMACGTPVVASRVGGIPEVVDDGRTGLLVDPGDGFEGNLARALDTVLADPVAARRMGEAGRARAVGEFGWDAVARRTAGLYEEIRKQA